DNA sequence from the bacterium CG_4_10_14_0_2_um_filter_33_32 genome:
TGACAAGAATTTTAGGTGTAGTATAATTAATTTATATACATAGTATAAAAAAATAAATATAGGATTGCCCTTAACTTAAGCTAAGTAATTATTGGGCACTCTCGAGGCTTAAGAACTCATATAGAGAATGAGGAGCAAAATAGTGAAACCGTCCTAGTTGGTCGGTTTTTTTATAAGCGTTGATAAAATAAAGAGATTAAAGGGATAACTATAAAAAGTAAAAAAGGAGGAAAAATGGCAGAATTTAATAAAGAAACAGTGACAACCAGGGAAAATAACAATCCAACTGAGAGTGCTTCATCAAAAAGGGAGGCAACAGGGTCTCAGACAGTAGGTTATGTAGTTTATTTTTTGCTAGGAGCGCTAGAAATACTTTTAGCCTTCCGTTTTGTTCTTAAGCTATTAGGAGCAAGTCATTCAAGTGGTTTTGTAGATTTCATTTATAACCTAAGCGGTATTTTCGTCTTTCCTTTTGAGCAGATATTTCGTTCAGGGGTTGGGGAAGGTGTTGAAACAGCTGCAGTTCTTGAACCTTCAACTATTATTGCCATGATTGTATATGCAGTTGTAGCTTGGAGTGTAGTTAAGTTAATAAAAATAATGTCTGGGGAGAAACAAGAATAGACATATATTTTTAGCTATACAATCTTATAATATATAAGAGTTTAATAATTTTAATTATTTTTCTAGAATTTTTATTATCAATTCTTATATTTTAGTATCTGGTTCCTGCGCTTCTTAGTCCACCAAAGTTTATTTACAGCCATTTTGGCTGTTTTTTTATATAATGACTTTATGAAAAGCAAATTATTAACAAAATCATCATTATTTATTGTCATTATAACTATAATTATTTTTGGCATCGTTGTTTATATAGGCTTATATAATTCTCCAAACTTAGATCCACCAAATACGCAAACTCTTAGCCAAGGGACTCAAATGCGTTTTGAGGATTTATCTATTGGTCTCATCAATATAAATGATAATTCTGCCTGGTTAAGTATTAATAAAAATAGCACAGGAGAATCTACAAAAAAATTGGTTCATAAGGGTGATAAAGTTGATGTTTATGGTTATATAATAGAGATTAACTCAGTTCATAAATCCGGCAATTTATCATCTTCGCCAGGTTCCAGCCAGGGTTATATCAAATTTGTTATTAACAAATAATAGCATGGATGCAAAAGAGGCAAATGAGATTGTAGAAGTTTATAAGGCGTGTATTGCCAAGGGGACAGAAGGAGAGGCCATCCTTAGGAGGACTTCTTGGCTACCATACTGCACCGAAAATTAAATGCGCATACTTTATTTTGCTAGAAGATATCATTAATAAAGAGAGCTGTATCGCCGTGACTTAAGAGATAATTTAGTGACGTCATACTCATTACTAAACAGTTTTGTAGATGATGAACAGGCTCAAAAATATGCAGAAATTTATCAGGAATGGCAGTCTAAAAAGTTGAGCCCTAATAAAAATAAGAAAGATGATAGATTAATCAAACAATATCTTTATTATACTTCTACCTTGAAGGGTGATGATCTTTATGATGAAATTAATGAATATATTGAAGAACTTTTAGAAAAATTAAAGAAACCAGAAATCGAATAGTGCTTGATATCAGTTCTATTATAGAATAAATGGTCAAGATACTATCTATTTTACTATTCTGTAAATTGTTATAATACTTTTATGACAAAATATATTCTAAATTCAGGCGGTTTAAAGAATAACCCTGCAAAAGCGGTCAAATTTTATAATGAAGTAATCAAAGGATTAGGTAATAAGCCTTGTATTCTATATTGCTTCTTTGCCGAGAAGAGAGAAAATTGGGAGGAGAAGTACAAAAAATATACCGAAGGTCTTCTTGAACTAATAGACAAAGACATAAAACCTATTTTTGAATTAGCTTTTCCTGATAAATTTGTAGAACAAGTAGAAAGATGCGATGTGATCAATATTCACGGAGGAGATGATTACTTAGTGCAATATTGGCTCAAAAAATTTGATTTACAAGAAATCTTTAGAGATAAAGTTGTAGCGACAAATTCTGCAAGTTCGAATGCTTTATCAAAATATTTTTGGACTTGTGATTGGCGTCAATGCATGGATGGTCTTGGAATATTACCTATCAAATTTATCCCGCATTATAAATCGGATTGGGGTAAAGATGATCCGCGTGGTTCTATTGATTGGGAGAAAGCATATCAAGAGCTTTCTGAATATGGAGAGAAGGATTTACCTGTTTATGCTCTTGAAGAAGGTAATTACATTATTTTTGAAATATAAAAAGACATCTCATATTAGCTATCACTTAGAATAATTTTTATTGGAAACATTAAGTATAAATTGTATAATTTTATCAATGACAACTAATTGCATTTTTTGCAAAATAATAAACAATGAAATTCCCTCTGTAAAGATTTGGGAAGATGATCGATATATTGCAATTCTTGATATTAATCCTAATACAGAAGGAGTTACATTGGTGTTATCGAAACGACACGAAGATTCTTATTTATTTGATTTAGATGATGATATTGTTAAAGATATTATGATTGCTTCAAAAAAAGTGGCTAAAATATTGGAAAAAGGTTTAGGTGTGCACAGGGTTGCAATGGTTATGGAGGGTATGGGTATTAATCATCTTCATATAAAACTCTATCCTTTGCATGGAATTGACGATAAGTTTGTTGAAATGTGGGCAGGCGAGCGAAAGTATTTTGATAAATATGAAGGTTATTTATCAACCCAGCTTGGTCCGGAAAAAAGTTTAGATGATTTAAAAAAAGTTTTATCTAAGATTAACAAAAATATTAATAAATAGTTAATATGAGGTCTATCATTCTCAGTAAGGCTCAATTAAAAAAGAAAGATAATTTTACCTTAAAAGAAGCTCAGAAACTTTTTGGTATCTCTATACGAAAATTATCCTTTTTGATTAGAAAAGATATTATTTTTCCCATAGTTGATAATGGATTAATCTTAATCCCTCGTGAGGAGATAGAAAAATATCTAAACTTACCAAAGAAGACCAGGTCTAAGCATCATGCTTCTTATTTAAAAACATTAGGTCCCGGTTTAATCACCGGCGCTTCGGATGATGATCCATCGGGTATAGGCACTTATTCAATGGTCGGATCTACTTATGGTTTAGGTTTAAATTGGTTAGCCTTGTATCTATTGCCAATGATGACCGCTATTCAGGAAACGGTGGCGAGAATTGGCATTGTTACAGGTAAAGGATTGGCCGGCGCTATCAGTAAATATTTCGGAAAAAAAATAATTTATCCGCTTGTGATATTACTTGTTATCGCAAATACAGTGAATATAGGTGCTGATATTGGCGCTATGGTTGCTTCATTTCAGCTGATAGTCCCGATAAATTTTTATATAGGAGCATGTATACTAACATTTGCTATAATTTTTTTAGAAGTATCACTGCCATATCATAAATATGCAAAGGTATTAAAATGGCTTACATTATCATTATTTGCATACATCATTACCGGTATTATAATTCAGCCGGATTGGCTAGAGGTTGTTAAAAGTATAGCAATTCCTAAAATAAGTTTTGATTCCGCTTTTATAGCTGCTATGGTGGCGGTTATGGGTACTACTATCACTCCGTATTTATTTTTTTGGCAGGCATCAGAAGAGATTGAAGAAGAACGAGATAAGGGTATATTATCTGATCACAGGGCAATTGCTACAAGGCACGAAATAAAAGAAATGAGGAAAGATACTTATATAGGTATGGCATTGGCTAATATTGTGTTTCTTTTTGTCGTAATAACTACTGCCTTTGTTTTATATAAAAACGGGATTACAAATATTAATTCTGCAGAAGATGCAGCTATGGCTTTGCGTCCTTTAGCTGGTAATTTTGCTTCTTTGCTTTTCACAGTTGGTATTTTTGGTGTCGGTTTGCTTGCCGTACCTGTTTTAGCTGGTTCTTCAGCATATGCGGTTTCTGAGGTACTTAAGTGGCACGAAGGTTTGAATAAAAAATTTAAGCAAGCCAGAGGATTTTACGGTATTATTATTGTTTCTATGGTTGTTGGTTTAGGATTGAATTTTTTACATATTAATCCGATTAAGGCTTTATATTACGCGGCTATATTAAACGGTATTGTAGCACCTATTTTGATGTTTTTTATATTTAAAATCGGACGGGACAAGAAAATTATGGGTGAATTTACAAATCCGCACTGGGTTAATGTTTGGGGATGGATTGTTACTATTTTAATGGGAGTTAGCGCAATTGCTTTATTAATTTTTCTTTTGCTGGGTTTATAAATAAGTAGTTATTATTAAAAAATAATTTAAGGAGAAATATGGATTACAAAATCACCGGCGAAGATATGCCAGTTTTGCAAATCGAACTTAAGCAGGGGGAATCTATTTATAGTGAAAGCGGAGGAATGTCTTGGATGTCTCCTAATATTCAAATGCAGACCAATGCTTTAGGTTTGGGAAAGGCTGTATCAAGATTATTAGTTGGAGAATCATTATTTGTTAACCGTTTTAGCTCAGCCTCGGGTACTGGTTTAATTTCTTTCAGTTCTTGTTCACCTGGAAAAATCTTGCCTATGTAACTAGCGGAAGGTCAATCAGTTATATGTCAAAAGAGTTCTTTTCTTTGTGCGCAAGAATCTGTAGAAATGAAAATACATTTTAGAATGAAGCTTGGCCGAGGTATTTTTGGAGGAGAGGGTTTTATTATGCAAGAGCTGAAAGGTCCAGGCTTAGTTTTTATAGAAATAGACGGAGAAACAGTAGAATATAATCTAGCTGATAATCAAGAACTAAAAGTTGATAATGGATATATAGCTTATTTTGAGCCAACCATGACTTAC
Encoded proteins:
- a CDS encoding YggT family protein, coding for MAEFNKETVTTRENNNPTESASSKREATGSQTVGYVVYFLLGALEILLAFRFVLKLLGASHSSGFVDFIYNLSGIFVFPFEQIFRSGVGEGVETAAVLEPSTIIAMIVYAVVAWSVVKLIKIMSGEKQE
- a CDS encoding diadenosine tetraphosphate hydrolase; translated protein: MTTNCIFCKIINNEIPSVKIWEDDRYIAILDINPNTEGVTLVLSKRHEDSYLFDLDDDIVKDIMIASKKVAKILEKGLGVHRVAMVMEGMGINHLHIKLYPLHGIDDKFVEMWAGERKYFDKYEGYLSTQLGPEKSLDDLKKVLSKINKNINK
- a CDS encoding iron transporter — translated: MVGSTYGLGLNWLALYLLPMMTAIQETVARIGIVTGKGLAGAISKYFGKKIIYPLVILLVIANTVNIGADIGAMVASFQLIVPINFYIGACILTFAIIFLEVSLPYHKYAKVLKWLTLSLFAYIITGIIIQPDWLEVVKSIAIPKISFDSAFIAAMVAVMGTTITPYLFFWQASEEIEEERDKGILSDHRAIATRHEIKEMRKDTYIGMALANIVFLFVVITTAFVLYKNGITNINSAEDAAMALRPLAGNFASLLFTVGIFGVGLLAVPVLAGSSAYAVSEVLKWHEGLNKKFKQARGFYGIIIVSMVVGLGLNFLHINPIKALYYAAILNGIVAPILMFFIFKIGRDKKIMGEFTNPHWVNVWGWIVTILMGVSAIALLIFLLLGL